The following nucleotide sequence is from Terriglobales bacterium.
AGTCTTGTCGTTCGGCACGTAGCCCAGTTTTTTGGCATACGTGAGACCAGCGCGTGCTTCGTAGGGCGTGTGCGGTTCACGGTCGTACCACTTGCGAGTCGTATCGCCGTCGGGCGGAGTCATCGCGTCTTTGTACACAGCCTTATATGCGAGATTCAGATCGAAGCCGCGAAAACCTTTGTTGACCGCTTCTGCGACCATGGAGTCAGCGTGGGTGGCGATCATGATGTTGGTGTATGAGGGATTGGGCCACTTTGGCATCCAGCCGCCCTCCTGATAGTTCTGGAGGAGAGCTTTCACCATGTCGTCCACGCGCTCAGGAGCAATGAGGGTGATCAGGCTGTGCTCGGCACGGAAGGTATCCCAGAGCGAGTAGGCGGTGTATGAGACGCCGGAATGAATTTTGTCGTCGAAGGCGCTGTAGTAGCGGCCGTATTCGGAGAAGAGCCGGGGATAGAGCAGCGAATGATATAAGCCGGTGTAGAAGATCGCGCGCTGATCATCTGATGCTGACTCTATCTCGATGAGCCCAAGCTTTTTGTTCCAGGTTTGCTTCAGGTCGTCGCGCAGCGCGTCGAAGTCCCATTTCGGAATCTCTTTCTGCAGGTTGACTCTGGCCTGGTCGATGCTGACGAAGGATGTTCCAACTCGCACTTCAACAACTTCGTTCGCTGCGGGAGCGAACGTTGCGTAAGCGCCGACATTCATTCCTTTAGCCGTTTGCCCGCCATCGTGCAATTGTGAGCCTTCATAGGTTCCGCTCTTTGCCGGCGACTCCCGAAACTGAACAACGAAATATCCTTTGAAATTCGGCAAGGCGAATGGGCCAAGATGCGCGTCCATGCGATCCGGATTGAAGCCAGTAATCTCTCGTCGGTCGTCGCTGATCTGCGCTTCACCCGCGATGTTCGGACGCGTAGCCTCCACCAGCACGCTGGCGCGTGAGTCTGCTGGAAAAGTAAAACGAAGATATCCGCAATGATCAGTCGCAGTTATTTCCGCTTTGATTTCGCGTGAATCCTGTGTCTTCATCAGGACCGAGTAGTAGTAAGGAGCTGCTTTCTCATCAGCGTGCGTGAAGCTGAGTTTGCGAGCTTCCGGTGCAGTCTTGATGTCATCGAGTTCAGGCAGGAGGGTCACGTATCCGAAGTCGCCCATCCAGATCGCCGGCTGATGTGTTCCGATGAATCCCG
It contains:
- a CDS encoding GH92 family glycosyl hydrolase gives rise to the protein MTKLSLLLTYLLCALSCALSAQETTKSPVDWVNPYIGTAGPGSDYGGTMPLVTTPFGMTNWTAQTRQNKISVSSYNYGDTTISGFIGTHQPAIWMGDFGYVTLLPELDDIKTAPEARKLSFTHADEKAAPYYYSVLMKTQDSREIKAEITATDHCGYLRFTFPADSRASVLVEATRPNIAGEAQISDDRREITGFNPDRMDAHLGPFALPNFKGYFVVQFRESPAKSGTYEGSQLHDGGQTAKGMNVGAYATFAPAANEVVEVRVGTSFVSIDQARVNLQKEIPKWDFDALRDDLKQTWNKKLGLIEIESASDDQRAIFYTGLYHSLLYPRLFSEYGRYYSAFDDKIHSGVSYTAYSLWDTFRAEHSLITLIAPERVDDMVKALLQNYQEGGWMPKWPNPSYTNIMIATHADSMVAEAVNKGFRGFDLNLAYKAVYKDAMTPPDGDTTRKWYDREPHTPYEARAGLTYAKKLGYVPNDKTAESASSTLEDAYDDYAVAEIAKAVGKKDDYRFFINRSRNYRLLFNPETGFMQARNSDGSWADPKAGWTEGDKWVYTWSVMHDIPGLLRLMGGADNYNRKLDEHFAGGHNHHDNEPSHHYGYLYDYSGQPWKTQKKVREIAGEAYTNTPTGILGNEDCGQMSAWYIFTAMGFYPVNPVSGDYMIGSPIFRKTVIHVADGKQFTISAPDASETNLYIQSAELNGKPLNIPVMRYSDIVAGGTLTFKMGSSPSKWASDWKPEPLSEYPNVKTP